Sequence from the Exiguobacterium sp. FSL W8-0210 genome:
TCGTATCTGACTTCTAAAAAGTATCTTCCTGTCTTCGAATCATACTCCATTTCTTTTTTAGTTATGTCTTGATCATAATCTTTTTGCTCTAAGAGTTTTTCGATTTTCGACTCTGTACTGAGCTTAGAAAATATCCGATACGATGGATACGCAGCAATCAAAACAACTAAAACAATCAGCGTAAAAATAAATGGTCGTACTTCTTTTTGCATCACATCACGTCCGATCCAAAAGATTTTTATAAGTAAGCATAAGCCGAAAAACTTTGTGAAAACGGTCGATTTCGACCGTTTTTTTCGTGCTTGGCTCTGTAGCGTCGTCAACGTTGCGAGGAATTGTCATTTCACGCAACGTTGATAGAAACAGTCAATTTAACTTCAAATACGATATAGTAAACACTCAAGGTCTTCGACCTTACATAAGGAGGAATACGATGAAATATTCACTATTAGGAATCGCGATTATACTCTTCGGAGTCGCAATAATGATCGCATATAGCTCCACTGGCTATGGCTATCTATTAGGGACAAAAATTGGTCTGACGATATCTTTCATCGGACTGATCATCAATATACTTAGCCTATTCTTAAGAGGCGATAACAGTAGTCAGGAGTAAAACAGTGGCATTATTTCTTTGCTACATAGTTACGTAGAACACCTTCAACTAATTCATACAACTTCATGTCATTCTCGAGCGCGATATGTTTCAAACGTTTATGTAGAGCAACATCAAGATCAAGTGAGACTTTCTTACGAAGGACCTTTTCCTGCTTCGTTTCAATCTCGAAATAGCCATCATCCAATTGAGATTG
This genomic interval carries:
- a CDS encoding DUF3139 domain-containing protein, giving the protein MQKEVRPFIFTLIVLVVLIAAYPSYRIFSKLSTESKIEKLLEQKDYDQDITKKEMEYDSKTGRYFLEVRYENEPDYTYTYEVIDDKILTIAYDQQNSEVTTDLKHILK